The following are encoded together in the Mercenaria mercenaria strain notata unplaced genomic scaffold, MADL_Memer_1 contig_3222, whole genome shotgun sequence genome:
- the LOC123544246 gene encoding uncharacterized protein LOC123544246 produces MLALVFVVVSLLTTWTTRVSGLNFTLSNSRVIVGTTGKLSMTCQITETDVGTFYHIQIRRETNSRWWTMAHIEAGVTEIPALHKDIVDDKEFVVGGILDKENQLNTHITLEMSIEKMTYDDARVYACELAYKSKNSASTLSRYSCATLIIEGKCFFIFLL; encoded by the exons ATGTTGgcgcttgtttttgttgttgtttctttgcTGACCACTTGGACAACAAGAG TTTCCGGATTGAATTTCACGTTGTCAAACTCGCGAGTTATAGTAGGAACTACAGGAAAACTGTCCATGACATGTCAGATTACAGAAACAGACGTTGGAACATTCTATCACATACAGATACGGCGAGAAACAAATTCAAGATGGTGGACAATGGCACATATCGAAGCAGGTGTTACTGAAATCCCAGCTTTACATAAAGACATTGTTGATGACAAGGAATTTGTTGTTGGTGGTATTCTGGATAAAGAAAACCAACTAAACACTCATATAACTTTAGAAATGAGTATTGAAAAGATGACTTATGATGATGCTAGAGTATATGCGTGTGAGTTGGCGTATAAAAGCAAAAATTCTGCAAGCACTCTCTCACGTTACAGTTGTGCCACGCTTATAATTGAGGGTAaatgcttttttatatttttgttatga